One region of Gracilinanus agilis isolate LMUSP501 unplaced genomic scaffold, AgileGrace unplaced_scaffold76, whole genome shotgun sequence genomic DNA includes:
- the LOC123256638 gene encoding glucose-induced degradation protein 4 homolog, translating into MPVRTECPPPAGASAASSASLIPPPPINTQQPGVATSLLYSGSKFRGHQKSKGNSYDVEVVLQHVDMENSYLCGYLKIKGLTE; encoded by the exons ATGCCGGTCCGCACTGAGTGCCCCCCGCCGGCCGGAGCTTCGGCCGCCTCCTCCGCGTCCCTCATCCCGCCGCCCCCCATCAACACCCAGCAGCCCGGCGTGGCCACCAGCCTCCTCTACAGCGGCTCCAAGTTCCGCGGCCACCAGAAGAGCAAGGGGAACTCGTACGACGTGGAGGTGGTGCTGCAG CATGTGGATATGGAGAACTCTTACCTTTGTGGATACTTGAAGATTAAAGGCCTTACTGAG